The stretch of DNA GCACTGGTCCTGCGCGACAAGCAGCTCGAGCTGAAGGACTACTACTCGGAGAACTCGCAGGCCCGCGGCACCTGGCGGGGTGGCCGGGCGTCCGCAGGACATTCGTCGAGCGCACAGCGGGCGGGGGATCGCGCCGCCCGGACCGCCCGGTTGGGCAATTCCCCCGAACTGCCCGGCGCACGCAGGCAGATCCCGTCGTGAAGCGGCCCCGCGACACTCAGCGCGCCGCCGTGTACGACGCGGAAGCGTTGGTGCGCACCATGTTCGACCGCGCCGACGAACGTGGCCTGCGGGCCGTGGACGTCCTGGGTTCGCAGGTCACGCTGCCGGTGGAACGCAAATTCGCGTCGCTCGATTCGGTGCAGGACTACGTAGATCGTGTTCTCGCCCTGAATTGGGTGCGGTCCACGTGGACGCGGGCGGCCACCCCGATCCACGTCCGGGCGAGGTCGGGCAACAAGGCCGCGCACTACGAAAGCGATTGCGCGACAATCGCGGTGCCCGAACACCGAAACGGGAGCGCCTGGGCGTTCCGCGAACTCGTGGTGCTGCACGAGATCGCCCACCACCTCGACCCGTCCGATCCCGACTGCCCGACGGTCGCGCCGCACGGACCGGAATACGTGGACCGCTACCTCACCCTGGTCGGGGAGATCATCGGTCCCGAGGCGGCGTTCGTCCTGCGGACCATGCTCCTCGCGGGTGGGGTGCGGCTGAACTGACGCCCGGGGCGGCGGGACTGAGGACCGTCAGACGTGGGGACGCAGCCTGACGAAACGGATCTCACGGCCCGCCGCCCGGAAGTCGGCAGCGCTGCCGTCGACGTCGAAGCCCATGACTCCGGCAAGCCGGGTCCCGAGTTTCGGATGCTCCGCCCCGTAGTGCGCCATGAACTCCGCGCCGGTGTCGGGATCGAGGAATTCGGCTGTCACGGACAGTCGCCTGCGGCCCACCTGGACTGTCGCGTTCGGCTGCGCCCGCAGGTTCCGGTACCAGTCGGACTTGGGACCGAACCCGGCCGCCAGCACGTACCCGTCGCCGACGGCGTCGTGGTTGACCACCTCGAGCACGACCTGCCGGCGGGCGCCGGTCTTGCGTCCGACGTGTTCGAGGAGCAGGAACCGGCCGCCGAGCAGGAACCCGAGGTGGCAGCGGTAGAGGTAGATCGGCGCGCGGAAGAACGCCCGCCGGAAGCCGGTGGGCGGGTCGGGCCGCCGGGTGACCTTCACGCGCCCAGTCTTCCACGGCAACCGGGTGAACGTACCGTTCGGCGCATCCGAGGCGTCGGGCAGTACATTCGCCCGCTCCGCCGGTCCGTTCGGCGGTTCGTTGTGCGCCCGGCCGTCGCGCGAGCAGTATGGATCGAGAGGGCCCACCGTCTAACTCCGAGGAGCTACGAATGACTCGTCCAGTTCGCATCGGCGTCCAACTTCAGCCGCAACATGCGCCCGAGTACGGGCTGATCCGCGACGCGGTGCTGCGGGCCGAGGACGCCGGCGTCGACATCGTCTTCAACTGGGATCACTTCTACCCCCTGTACGGCGACCCGGCCGGCGCCCACTTCGAATGCTGGACGATGCTCGGGGCGTTCGCCGAGCAGACGGAGCGGGTGGAGATCGGCGCGCTCGTCACGTGCGCCGGATACCGCAACCCGGACCTCCTCGCCGACATGGCCCGCACCGTCGACCACATCAGCGGCGGACGGCTCATCCTGGGCATCGGCGGCGGCTGGTTCGAGCGCGACTACGACGAGTACGGCTACGAATTCGGCACCGCCGGGTCGCGGCTGAACCTGCTCGGCGAGTACCTGCCGCGGATCATCGCGCGGTTCGGGAAGCTGGAACCCGCACCCACCCGGCACATTCCGATCCTCATCGGCGGTGGCGGCGAGAAGAAGACGTTGCCGCTGGTCGGCAAATACGGCGACATCTGGCACAGCTTCAGCGACATGGACACGTACAAACGGAAGTCGGGGCTCCTCGCGGGATACGCACACGACGCCGGACGCAGCCCCGACAGCATCCAGCACTCCACGTCGTGGCCGGGTGCCGACGACGCGGCGGCCCACGTCGACGCCGGCGTCACCCTCTTCACTGTGGGTGTCGGCGGTCCCGACTACGACCTCACGACGTTGAAGGAGGCCATCGCCTGGCGCGACGAGAACACCCCGCCGCCGCTGTCGGGCCTGGCGTAGGCGCTTCGCGCCCGTGCGCCTTTCTGGTTGTTGCAGCTACCAAAAAGGCGCACGGGCGGCGGAGCCGCCTACAGCCGCTCGAGGACCATCGCCATGCCCTGACCGCCTCCGACGCACATGGTTTCGAGGCCGAACTGCTTGTCGTGGGTGGTCAGGTTGTTCAGCAGGGTGGCGGTGATGCGGGCGCCGGTCATGCCGAACGGGTGACCCAATGCGATGGCGCCGCCGGAGACGTTCAGCTTGTCTTCGTCGATGTTCAGCTCCCGCGCCGACCCGATCACCTGCACCGCGAACGCCTCGTTGATCTCGACGAGATCGATGTCGGAGATCCCCAACCCGGCGATAGCGAGGGCTCGCTTGGACGCCTCGATCGGACCCAGACCCATGATCTCCGGCGACAGACCGGACACCCCGGTGGACACGATCCGCGCGAGCGGGGTCAGCCCCAGTTCCTTGGCCTTGGTGTCGGACATGATCACCAGCGCGGCGGCGCCGTCGTTGAGCGGGCACGCGTTGCCGGCGGTGACGGTGCCGTCCGGTCGGAACACCGGCTTCAGCTTGCTGACGGCCTCGTAGGTGGTGCCGGCGCGGGGACCGTCGTCGGTGGAGACCACGGTGCCGTCGGGGAGGGTGACGGGGGTGATCTCGCGGGCGAAGAACCCGTTGTTGATGGCCTCCTCGGCGCGGTTCTGCGAGCGCACCGCCCAGCGGTCCTGCTCCTCGCGGGTGATGCCGGTGATCTGGGCGACGTTCTCGGCGGTCTGGCCCATCGCGATGTAGGTGTCGGGGACCAGGCCCTCCTCGCGGGGGTCGACCCACTGCTGGCCGCCCTGGGCGAGCTTCTCGGTGCGGGTCTGCGCGTCGGCGTAGAGCGGGTTCTGGGTGTCGGGCAGCGAGTCGGAGTTGCCCTTGACGAACCGGGAGACGGTCTCGACGCCGGCGGAGATGAAGACGTCGCCTTCCCCGGCCTTGATGGCGTGCAGCGCCATGCGGGTGGTCTGCAGCGACGAGGAACAGTAGCGGGTGATGGTGGTGCCGGGGATGAAGTCGTAGCCGAGCTGGACGGCGACGTTGCGGCCCATGTTGAAGCCCTGCTCACCGCCGGGCAGACCGCAGCCCAGGATGAGGTCGTTGATGTCGGTCGGGTCGAGTGCGGGCACCTTGTCGAGGGCCGCCTGGACCATCTGCGCGGCGAGGTCGTCGGGGCGCATGCCCACCAGCGACCCCTTCATGGCGCGACCGATCGGGGAACGGGCAAGGGAAACGATGACGGCCTCGGGCATGGGTAACTCCTACCGATTGACGTGGTGGACGGCAGTCGGTGCGGACCTGCAGCCCCTCAGTTCTAAGCATATGCTTATTTTCTAAGCGTTTGCATATATTGTCCGCGGCGATGGCGCGGTGTCAACCCGTACCTCCCGATTTCTCATACGGAAGCGACGGGGTCGACGAAGATGTCGATCGTCAAGGGATCGGCACCGCCGTAGGTCGTGTAGTCGGTGATGCCGGCTTCGGCGAGAACCTCGACGTCCAGAAGGGTGCGGCCGTTGTCGGCGCCGGCGGGACGACGGAGGAGTTCGATCGCCGCGTCGGCCATGATCTCCGGCGACCGCGCGTGTCGCAGGCTCGTGTCGCCGCCGAGCAGGTTGCCCACGGCCGCGGTCGCGATCGTCGTCTGCGGCCACAGGCAGTTGCTGGACATGTGCGCATACTCGGCGGCGATCCCCAGCGCCGCCAGGGTCATCCCGTACTTGGCGAGCATGTATCCGGGGTGGGCTCCCAGCCACTGCGGCGACATGTTCAGCGGTGGGGAGAGGGTCAGCACATGGGGACTGGGCGACTTCTGAAGGTAGGGCAGGCAGGCGCGGGTCAGCGCGAATGTGCCCCGCACATTCACCTGCTGCATGAGATCGAACCGCCGGAGGGTCAGGTCTTCCGTCTTCGAGACGTCGAGCACGCTCGCGTTGTTGACCACGATGTCGATGCCACCGAAGTTGTCGCGGGCGGCGTCGACGGCCCGGGCGATGTCGCCGTCGTTGCGGACGTCACCGACCACGGCCACGGCCCGTCCACCCAGTTCGTTCAGTTCGCCGACGGCGGTATGGATGGTTCCGGGCAGCCGAGGGTCGGGGGTGTCGGTCTTGGCCAGCAGGACGACGTTCGCCCCGCGACTGGCGACGGCGCGCGCGATCGCGAGGCCGATACCACGGCTCCCGCCGGACATCACCACGGTTCGACCCTGGAAGCTGTTGTCTGTCATCGTATTCCTTCGTTTCTCTGGAGAAGCGGAGAACCGCACGCGGTGCCGCCCCTCACGGTAGAAGGGCCCTCCGGGCTTGACCACGTCCCGAAAGCACCAATGATCGGCCGACTGTTGTCCTGTGCGGACAAGAGTCCGCTCGGCCTGTTCCGCTCCTGCGCGAGAAATCCCTGGTAGAAGAGATTTCCGGTGAATCGATGCCGGTGCTGCCGCGAGCCTCTATTGTCCTCACCATGGCTTCACACGACGAGCGCGTCGCGCTTCTGGTCGGACGCATCGCAACGTCACTCAACCAGCGACTGGTGCCACTGACCAGCGACATCACCGAAGTGCTCTATGCCGAGATACCGGATCTGCGCGCCGATCGGCAGTTGTTCGATCTGCTTCGTGCGAGCGTGGAGGGCAACCTCGACACCATCTTCCACACCCTCCAGCACGACATCGACCCGGACATTCTGGACGCGCCGGCCGCCGCCATGGAGTACGCGAGACGGCTTGCCCAGCACGGGGTTCCCGTCAACGCGCTGGTGCGCGCCTACCGGCTGGGGCAGACCAACCTACTCGGCCTCGTCTTCGAGGAACTGCGCGGCGCGGCAGTGTCGGACGAGTTCGGCGTGCCGGTGCTCCAGCGCATCATCACCGTGATGTCGGTGTACATCGACAGGGTCTCCCAGCAGGTCGTCGAGGTCTACGAGCGGGAACGGGAGCGGTGGCTCGCCCACCAGAGCGGCGTCCGGGCCGTTCGCGTGCAGGAGATCCTCGCGGGCAACGACGATCCGGACGCCGCAGCCATTCTCAATTACGTTCTGCTGCAACGCCACCTCGCCGCGATCATCTGGGTTCCGGACACCGATTCGGGCGACATGCTGGCCAGGATCGAGGCTGCCGCACACGACGTCGCCGGCTTCGTCGGGGGTGTGACCGATCCGCTGTTCGTGGCGGCCGACCGTGTCACCGGCTGGGTGTGGGTTCCGCTCGGTGCACGAACACGCGCGCCGCGCAGCTACCGCGAACTGGGCGAATTCCTCACCGGGCGGTATCCGGGACTTGCCATGGCCGTGGGCGAAGTGGCGCACGGGCCGAACGGTTTTCGCCGCT from Rhodococcus opacus B4 encodes:
- a CDS encoding TIGR04338 family metallohydrolase produces the protein MKRPRDTQRAAVYDAEALVRTMFDRADERGLRAVDVLGSQVTLPVERKFASLDSVQDYVDRVLALNWVRSTWTRAATPIHVRARSGNKAAHYESDCATIAVPEHRNGSAWAFRELVVLHEIAHHLDPSDPDCPTVAPHGPEYVDRYLTLVGEIIGPEAAFVLRTMLLAGGVRLN
- a CDS encoding nitroreductase family deazaflavin-dependent oxidoreductase, with protein sequence MKVTRRPDPPTGFRRAFFRAPIYLYRCHLGFLLGGRFLLLEHVGRKTGARRQVVLEVVNHDAVGDGYVLAAGFGPKSDWYRNLRAQPNATVQVGRRRLSVTAEFLDPDTGAEFMAHYGAEHPKLGTRLAGVMGFDVDGSAADFRAAGREIRFVRLRPHV
- a CDS encoding LLM class F420-dependent oxidoreductase, with product MTRPVRIGVQLQPQHAPEYGLIRDAVLRAEDAGVDIVFNWDHFYPLYGDPAGAHFECWTMLGAFAEQTERVEIGALVTCAGYRNPDLLADMARTVDHISGGRLILGIGGGWFERDYDEYGYEFGTAGSRLNLLGEYLPRIIARFGKLEPAPTRHIPILIGGGGEKKTLPLVGKYGDIWHSFSDMDTYKRKSGLLAGYAHDAGRSPDSIQHSTSWPGADDAAAHVDAGVTLFTVGVGGPDYDLTTLKEAIAWRDENTPPPLSGLA
- a CDS encoding acetyl-CoA C-acetyltransferase produces the protein MPEAVIVSLARSPIGRAMKGSLVGMRPDDLAAQMVQAALDKVPALDPTDINDLILGCGLPGGEQGFNMGRNVAVQLGYDFIPGTTITRYCSSSLQTTRMALHAIKAGEGDVFISAGVETVSRFVKGNSDSLPDTQNPLYADAQTRTEKLAQGGQQWVDPREEGLVPDTYIAMGQTAENVAQITGITREEQDRWAVRSQNRAEEAINNGFFAREITPVTLPDGTVVSTDDGPRAGTTYEAVSKLKPVFRPDGTVTAGNACPLNDGAAALVIMSDTKAKELGLTPLARIVSTGVSGLSPEIMGLGPIEASKRALAIAGLGISDIDLVEINEAFAVQVIGSARELNIDEDKLNVSGGAIALGHPFGMTGARITATLLNNLTTHDKQFGLETMCVGGGQGMAMVLERL
- a CDS encoding SDR family oxidoreductase; the protein is MTDNSFQGRTVVMSGGSRGIGLAIARAVASRGANVVLLAKTDTPDPRLPGTIHTAVGELNELGGRAVAVVGDVRNDGDIARAVDAARDNFGGIDIVVNNASVLDVSKTEDLTLRRFDLMQQVNVRGTFALTRACLPYLQKSPSPHVLTLSPPLNMSPQWLGAHPGYMLAKYGMTLAALGIAAEYAHMSSNCLWPQTTIATAAVGNLLGGDTSLRHARSPEIMADAAIELLRRPAGADNGRTLLDVEVLAEAGITDYTTYGGADPLTIDIFVDPVASV
- a CDS encoding PucR family transcriptional regulator, with product MASHDERVALLVGRIATSLNQRLVPLTSDITEVLYAEIPDLRADRQLFDLLRASVEGNLDTIFHTLQHDIDPDILDAPAAAMEYARRLAQHGVPVNALVRAYRLGQTNLLGLVFEELRGAAVSDEFGVPVLQRIITVMSVYIDRVSQQVVEVYERERERWLAHQSGVRAVRVQEILAGNDDPDAAAILNYVLLQRHLAAIIWVPDTDSGDMLARIEAAAHDVAGFVGGVTDPLFVAADRVTGWVWVPLGARTRAPRSYRELGEFLTGRYPGLAMAVGEVAHGPNGFRRSHGGAQRARALALAAGRNAPVVTSYAEPGVSTVSLLIDDLTATRAWVRTVLGGLATDNDNAARLRETVQVYLANNLSNVTAAKELGLHYNSVKYRVKRAAEERGEDFTRDRLAVELALLACQWLGPAVLVPE